GAAGGTGGAGTCGCTGCGGTCCCTGGGCATGGGCATCGACGAGGTCCGCACCACCCTCGACGACCCTGCCCTGGACGTCGCATCAGTCCTCGACCGGTTACGCGAGGAGACCCGGGAACGGATCCGCGACGAGCAGGCACTTCTTCACCAGCTGGAATCCTTCCGGGGCCCCGATGGCGATCCGCCGGACAGCTGGGACGACGTCCTGGCCGTCACAGCACTGCTCAGCGCGCTCCGCTCCCAGCACTCCGCGGACCGGCAGTCCGCCGTCCTGCGCACTGCCCCAGGTCGGGCGACCGCGGCCCTCGTCGCGTCCTACCTGGACGAGACAGATCCGAACGTCGCGGGGACACTGCGCTGGTCACTGGCGCACACCGGGGAGGACACCGTCCCCGCGCTCACTGCCCGGTTGGCGTCGGCGGATTCGGCGGCACGCCTGCGCATCGTCGAAGCCCTCAGCGACATCGCCGGGGAAACCTCGACGGCAGCGCTGACGGTCCTGTCCGATGACACGGAGCGGGCCGTCCGCTCCCGCGCCGTCCTGTCTCTCGCCCACCGGGAGGCCGACAACGATCTCACCGGGCGTCTGGTGACCATGGTCATTGACGGTGACCACGACGTCGACGCCGCTGAGGCTCTGGCCTCCCTGTGCCGCCGACACCCGCACATGGCGGAAGAGGTCGTCTCACAACTCGCTTCGGCCGGCGCCACCGCGCCGCAGGACACCCGCCTGCGCACGGTCCAGGCCCTCGCGGAACTCGCCGACACGGTCGGAAGCCCCGCCACGGCGGCCCTGTCGTCCTTCACCACCGACCCCGACCGCACCGTCGCTCTGACGGCACAGGCACTCACTCGTCGGTAGAGAGTCGGGCGAAGGTGTCCAGGTCATTGAACCGACCACGGAGCATCTCAGCATCCCGCGCCGTGCCTTCGTGAGCGAAACCAGCGTTGACCGCCACCGCGCAGGACGCCGCGTTCTCCGGGTTCGCCTTGATCTGCACCCGGTGTACCCGGTAGTCGAAAAGGAACTCGGTGACCATGCGGGCAACCGCCGTCATCAGACCACGACCACGCAGATGTGGCGCAGTCGTGTACCCCAGCTCCACACACCGGGCCTCCCGGCTGACGAGACGCACCTCGAGTGTGCCGCCGAACTGCCCGGGCGAATCCGGATCATCGACGATCCACAACATTGCCACCGGTGAGCGTGCCATCGTTCGCAGGAATGCTTCGGCATCGCCACGGGAGTAACTCTTCTCCAGGTGCGTGAACCGTTGCGAATCAGCGTGCCGACTGGACGTCACCAAACCCGGCAGATCACTGTTGACGGGCGCACGCAGTCGCAGCGTCCCGTCACCGAACTCCCCCACGATGTCGGCGGACGGCAGGGGCCAGCTCAACGGCGCAGCAGGATCGACCATACCGACAGAGACTACTCCCCCAACAGCCAGTCGTTCGGGCTGAAGAGCTCGACATTCACCGCAGCAGGGCGGAGAACCGCAGCCTCCGTCTCCAGTTGTGCCCGGATACTCTGCAGGAACCCGTTGCCCCCGCACAGATACCAGGCAGCTCCCACCGGGACCACGGATTCTGCGGCGAGCGCGGTGAGGTCGACCGTCTCCCCCTCCTCACGGTAGGACGTCACAGCATGCACCGTCGCGCCTGCGTCGCGAAGTGCCGCGAGATACCCCTCTGTCACATCGCGCTGAGCGTACGACGCCGCAGTCTCGTCGGCATGGATGACAGTCACGGTCGGAGACGTACCCGCGGCAACCAGCGACGACAGCATTCCTGTCATCGGTGTCGACCCGATACCCGAACTGACCAGCACCACTGGAGTCTCGCCGGCGACGACCCCCTCGTCAAGCACCAGGTCACCGGCGGGCAGGGTGGCGTCCACCCGGTCACCGACGTTCAGAGCATCCAACAATGCCGCAGACACCTCCCCGTCGCGCTGGACCGCGATGCTGAACCCCTCAGAGCTCCAGTCAACCAGCGAATACTGACGTAACTGGCGCGCGCCGTCGGCCAACACCACCCCGATCGACACGTACTGGCCTGCACGGGCCAGCGCGAACTCCTCAGGGGCGCTGAACGTGAACTCGGTGACCATGTCGGACAAGTCACGTCGGTCCGTCAGGACAGCGTCGCGAAAGACATCACCCGGTTCCACCCCTGCCGCACGGTACATCTCAGACTCCGCAGCAATGAGCGTCTCCGCCATCAGCCAGTAGACCTCGTCCCACGCTTCGGCGACCTCCGGGGTAACTGCCTCACCGAGAACCTCGACAATTGCGGCGAACAGATGATCATGCACAATCTGGTACTGGTCAGCGGTGATCCCGAGAGAGACGTGCTTGTGTGCGATCCGTGACAACATTGCCACCGGGTCCGGCGCCGACGGATCAACAAGCATCGAAGCGAAGGTGGCCACCGAAGCAGCCAACGCCTTCTGTTGGCCTCCTGATCGTTGGTTCCCACGGTTGAACGTGTCCCGGATCAGCTCAGGATGCTCTGCGAACATACGGTTGTAGAAGATCGGGGTGATCTCGTTGATGTGTGCCCCGATGACCGGCAGCGTCGCTCTCACTGTCGCCTCGTGCTCGGAGGTGAGGTGGCTGGACCGGACGGAATCGGACAGTACTGGGGTGGCGATGGTGGACATCAGGCGGATTTCCTTACTCGTCAGTGTTGTGGTTGTTGTGTGAGCGGCGTGGGCAGTGTCGGCATTCCGACGCTCACCGGCCCTGCCGCCTGCGCGGCGGCGTTACGGTCGATGAGGTCGCCCAATGTGGTGCCGTCGAAGGTCGAGAAGAAGTTCTCCTGCGCCTCGGCGAGCAGGTGGCGGAGTGAGCAGTCGCGACGAGCCAGAGGACAGGGGGTGTCGCCCTCACAGTCCACTACTTCGTGGCGCCCCTCCAGATCACGCAGGAGGGTGCCTACGTCCACGACCCGGGCACCGTCTGCCAGGTACACCCCACCACTGCGTCCCCGGACCGACCCGAGGATCCCCGCGCCGGTCAGTCGGGCGATGACCTTCTTCACGTGTGACGCCGGTGCCGCGGTCTGAACGGCGAGCTCACCGATAGTGCGCCGCTGCGCCGGGTCCGTCGCGCCGGCAGCCCCGGTGTCGCCGAGGATCATCAGCGACCGGAGCCCCAGGTCAGTGAACTTCGTGAGGTGCATATGCCCCACGGTAGGCCTCCCGGGGTGCAAAGGTACATCCGAAATACCCCATAAAAGAACAGGCCGAGACCAGGTCAGGGTATGTTTACCACCTTCGGACCGGCGTATTCGCTTCGCGGGGTCGCAAGGGATTGATCTCCGTCACATTTTCTGTCCGCGGCGGCGTTCAAGGAGTTTTCTCCCGGACTGGTGGCGAGCTGATGCCCGTACAGCAATCCCAGGGTGGTGTCGACGGCGAAAAACACCCCCACGTGTCTGTCCCAGCTGAGCACACCGTCCACGCAAGATACTTCGACTTGCCGTAACCCTCCAGAGAGTTCCGGACTCTCCTCAGAAAAACACCGTGGCGAGATGAACGAGTGAATAGTTCCCCGCGAGAGTCCGGCCCGTCTCGCTGTGACCATTACGTTCACACAAGCGAAGGTCTGCCGCTGAATGCTCCCCTATGAAGAAGTGCGTCTCGCCAACTCCGAGGCATGCTCCTCCCACCTGATGAAGCAGCGCGGTTCCAATCCCGTGCCCGTGACGATCAGGGGGCTCCGGTGAGCCGCCCCAGCTCGACAACGTGCCCCGGTCGACGCAAACGCGCTGCACCGACGATTCGATCTGACTCTCGGAAACGTAGGCGGCCCGTCGGGGCGTCGAAACTTCGCCAGCATCCGCAGCACTCAACGCAGCGCCTGCATGAACTTTCCCATCGGCCCCACTGGGCCCGCACGCTGGACCCGCATCGAGTTCAAACAGCCCACTCCTAATCGCGTCGCAGCTCCTGCAGTCCCCCCGAGAGTGCTTCATCAATCTGTCGCAACAGTCCCACATCGGACCGATCGCCGACGTTGGCGCCAAGCAACTGACCGTGCACCTCAAGTTCCCGGAGAAACGCTTCGTCCACGGCAGCGGCCCCTTCGTCCGTCAGGTTAATGATCGAAGTACGGCTATCTTCCTGGGAAGCCACACGCACGAGCAAACCCCGGCTCTCCAGCCTCGAAAGGTGTTTGGAGACGCCAGCGCGACTCATACCCAACCTCTCAGCCAGACGCGCCGCCGTCAGGCGGGCCGTGGCATGCCGAAGCGGAACCAGCACTTCAAGTTCAGCTGCGCTGATGACCGAGTCTCGACATGCCCACTCGGACGCCCGATCGATGGATTCCGAGATCGACTTAATGAGTGCGACAACCGTCATCGTCCGTTCATCGAGGTCAGGAACTGCACGCTTCCACAATTCCACCGTCTCGGACCGAAGATCCTTCGCGACACTCATTGCCCCACTCCGTTAACTAGTTTACAGTATTGCCTCAGACTCACTCACCACACCAGGAAGGAACACATGACCACAACCGATGTAGATGTCGTGATTGTCGGTGGAGGCGCGGCAGGATTGAGTGCTGCCCTGATGCTCTCACGCGCTCGAAGGAGAGTCACGGTCCTCGACGCCGGAAAGCCGAGGAACCTCCCCTCCGAACACCTCCACGGCTATCTGGGGCATGACGGAACATCCCCGGAAAGCCTGTTGAACACCGGCAGGAAAGAGGCAGCATCCTACGGAGCGTCCATCCGCACCGGAACGGTTCGAGATATTCGCGCCTCACCAGATCTTTTCGGTCAGATCGTCTCCTGGGACGGAGGAACGGTCAGATGCAGAGCTGTTGTAGTTGCGACTGGGCTGAACGATCAGCTTCCCGACGTCCCCGGATTGGCGGAAGGATGGGGCCGTTGGGCTTTCCACTGCCCTTACTGCCACGGATACGAAATCCAGCAGGCGCCTGTGGCGGTGATAGGTGGCGACAACCACGCGTTCTCCCTAAAACAAGCCGGTTTGCTTGCACAGTTGTCTGATGAAGTGGTCTTCTATCTCAACGGTATGCAGCTTACAACGCATGAGGAACAACACCTGGTCGAGCTCGGCGTAGAAATCATCGACGCACGAGTACATCAGGTGTCCAGAGATGCAGAGGGGTGTGTCACGCTGTGTTTGGACGGTTCACGGGAAGCATGCTTCGACACAGTCTTCGTCGGGCCGCGGTTCAGCCCCAATAACCATCTCCTGAGAGCCGCTGGTTGCGACCTGAATGGTGACGGGCGAATCGACGTCGATGACTCGGGTCGCACGAGCAAACCAGGCTTGTGGGCAGCCGGCAACGTTGTTAGCTCTCCGGCCCAGCTCATCAACTCAGCGGCCGCCGGTGCAGCTGCCGCGATCAGCGTCAACGATGCTCTTGTCTTCGAGTCACCCCGCCAGAATTAGCACACTATAAGAGCGAGCCCCCCGGCGCCGCACTACGCGGGGTACCGCGGATTCAGCAGCCCGGACCCCACAGGGACGTCGGCGGGATCGGCACCCAAGGTGACCTGTTCATTGGCGTCGTCGACGAAAACGACCCGTGGGTTGTAGTCCTTGAGTTCCTCGGAGGTGTACTGCCCGTAGGCGATGATGATCACCAGGTCACCGGGGTGGACGAGGTGGGCTGCGGCGCCGTTGATCGAGATCATGCCGGACCCACGCTCACCGGTGATGGCATAGGTGGTCAGGCGGGCGCCGTTGTCGATGTCGACGATATCGATCTGCTCGCCCTCGAGCAGGTCAGCAGACTCCATCAGGTCGGCGTCGATAGTGCAGGAGCCGACGTAGTGCAGGTCGGCCTGGGTGACAGTCGCCCGATGGATCTTGGACTTCATCATGGTGCGGATCACGTAGAAAACCCTACTCTCTGCCTGGCGTCGACGTCAGGCCTTCTGCCGCTTCAGTGCCCTCGGTGTCACCGATGTCCTCACCGATGTTGCGGAACCCGATCCCCAACGGCACACCCACGTTGTCGATGAGCCGTGTAGAACCGACCCTCGCCGCGATGAGCAGGCGAGCATCACCCTTCTCCGGCGCCTCGCCCAGATCGAGCCCCCGCAGTTCAAGATAATCGACCTCCACATCCGTGGACGTGGCCAGAACCTGGCGGGCGGTCGACAGCACAGCCTCGGCGCCATCCTCAGCGACATGGGCACCGGCGAGCAGGGCCGCGGACAACGACAGAGCCGCCCCACGCTCGGCATCAGACAGGTAGATGTTGCGGGACGAC
The genomic region above belongs to Corynebacterium glyciniphilum AJ 3170 and contains:
- a CDS encoding NAD(P)/FAD-dependent oxidoreductase → MTTTDVDVVIVGGGAAGLSAALMLSRARRRVTVLDAGKPRNLPSEHLHGYLGHDGTSPESLLNTGRKEAASYGASIRTGTVRDIRASPDLFGQIVSWDGGTVRCRAVVVATGLNDQLPDVPGLAEGWGRWAFHCPYCHGYEIQQAPVAVIGGDNHAFSLKQAGLLAQLSDEVVFYLNGMQLTTHEEQHLVELGVEIIDARVHQVSRDAEGCVTLCLDGSREACFDTVFVGPRFSPNNHLLRAAGCDLNGDGRIDVDDSGRTSKPGLWAAGNVVSSPAQLINSAAAGAAAAISVNDALVFESPRQN
- a CDS encoding RrF2 family transcriptional regulator, coding for MHLTKFTDLGLRSLMILGDTGAAGATDPAQRRTIGELAVQTAAPASHVKKVIARLTGAGILGSVRGRSGGVYLADGARVVDVGTLLRDLEGRHEVVDCEGDTPCPLARRDCSLRHLLAEAQENFFSTFDGTTLGDLIDRNAAAQAAGPVSVGMPTLPTPLTQQPQH
- a CDS encoding globin domain-containing protein, whose protein sequence is MSTIATPVLSDSVRSSHLTSEHEATVRATLPVIGAHINEITPIFYNRMFAEHPELIRDTFNRGNQRSGGQQKALAASVATFASMLVDPSAPDPVAMLSRIAHKHVSLGITADQYQIVHDHLFAAIVEVLGEAVTPEVAEAWDEVYWLMAETLIAAESEMYRAAGVEPGDVFRDAVLTDRRDLSDMVTEFTFSAPEEFALARAGQYVSIGVVLADGARQLRQYSLVDWSSEGFSIAVQRDGEVSAALLDALNVGDRVDATLPAGDLVLDEGVVAGETPVVLVSSGIGSTPMTGMLSSLVAAGTSPTVTVIHADETAASYAQRDVTEGYLAALRDAGATVHAVTSYREEGETVDLTALAAESVVPVGAAWYLCGGNGFLQSIRAQLETEAAVLRPAAVNVELFSPNDWLLGE
- a CDS encoding GNAT family N-acetyltransferase; amino-acid sequence: MVDPAAPLSWPLPSADIVGEFGDGTLRLRAPVNSDLPGLVTSSRHADSQRFTHLEKSYSRGDAEAFLRTMARSPVAMLWIVDDPDSPGQFGGTLEVRLVSREARCVELGYTTAPHLRGRGLMTAVARMVTEFLFDYRVHRVQIKANPENAASCAVAVNAGFAHEGTARDAEMLRGRFNDLDTFARLSTDE
- a CDS encoding MarR family winged helix-turn-helix transcriptional regulator, encoding MSVAKDLRSETVELWKRAVPDLDERTMTVVALIKSISESIDRASEWACRDSVISAAELEVLVPLRHATARLTAARLAERLGMSRAGVSKHLSRLESRGLLVRVASQEDSRTSIINLTDEGAAAVDEAFLRELEVHGQLLGANVGDRSDVGLLRQIDEALSGGLQELRRD
- a CDS encoding MerR family transcriptional regulator; its protein translation is MLIGEVSRRSGVSVRMLRHYDSRGLVSPSHRTSGGYRDYSREDLERLMKVESLRSLGMGIDEVRTTLDDPALDVASVLDRLREETRERIRDEQALLHQLESFRGPDGDPPDSWDDVLAVTALLSALRSQHSADRQSAVLRTAPGRATAALVASYLDETDPNVAGTLRWSLAHTGEDTVPALTARLASADSAARLRIVEALSDIAGETSTAALTVLSDDTERAVRSRAVLSLAHREADNDLTGRLVTMVIDGDHDVDAAEALASLCRRHPHMAEEVVSQLASAGATAPQDTRLRTVQALAELADTVGSPATAALSSFTTDPDRTVALTAQALTRR
- the panD gene encoding aspartate 1-decarboxylase, which produces MIRTMMKSKIHRATVTQADLHYVGSCTIDADLMESADLLEGEQIDIVDIDNGARLTTYAITGERGSGMISINGAAAHLVHPGDLVIIIAYGQYTSEELKDYNPRVVFVDDANEQVTLGADPADVPVGSGLLNPRYPA